A stretch of Chryseobacterium turcicum DNA encodes these proteins:
- a CDS encoding endonuclease NucS domain-containing protein, translated as MPIKKTQQEKLESFFDSLNKEIVKNGSKSIKVKTLVKNFGYSKRSIQNIMKINDELKSRGLFAQPEYSMDLKFESILRISSYPVKQLGDLFSSEKQLEDFFDTKKLYKKLDIKSVERQYSPNGSKDRLDFRGITEEGEVVVLELKNFGGGKSAVEQVLRYTGLLKLENSKSKIRTVLVTGIQNYETTLAINGMTKTQRKSFEWYLYKFDKSSNKLDLIRLSDEDFK; from the coding sequence ATGCCAATCAAAAAAACACAGCAGGAAAAACTGGAATCCTTTTTCGACAGTCTAAATAAGGAGATTGTCAAAAACGGATCGAAGTCGATCAAGGTAAAAACCCTTGTCAAAAATTTTGGTTATAGTAAAAGAAGTATCCAAAATATCATGAAGATAAACGACGAATTAAAATCACGTGGCTTATTTGCTCAACCTGAGTATTCAATGGATCTTAAATTTGAATCTATACTGAGAATTTCTTCATATCCGGTAAAGCAGTTAGGTGATTTATTCTCATCCGAAAAACAACTGGAAGATTTTTTTGACACTAAAAAACTTTATAAAAAACTCGATATTAAATCTGTCGAGAGACAATATAGTCCGAATGGCTCAAAAGACCGGTTGGATTTTCGGGGTATAACAGAAGAAGGCGAAGTGGTAGTTTTGGAATTAAAAAATTTTGGCGGGGGAAAATCTGCTGTAGAACAGGTTTTAAGATATACAGGCTTGCTTAAACTTGAAAATTCAAAGTCCAAAATTAGAACAGTATTAGTAACTGGTATCCAAAATTATGAAACCACATTGGCCATCAATGGGATGACAAAAACGCAAAGGAAATCATTTGAGTGGTATCTTTACAAATTCGATAAATCGTCTAACAAATTAGATTTGATCAGACTCTCCGATGAAGATTTTAAGTGA
- a CDS encoding GmrSD restriction endonuclease domain-containing protein — protein MKATSANLLSVIKGPKQFIIPIYQRTYSWQLSQCNQLFNDILRISKEDDVHGHFLGSVVYFQESIHTVSDVPKLLVIDGQQRLTTVSLLILALAKFIKENPVDIDTNATKLLNYYMVNAEEENELRYKLLLTRRDKETFINLVKGIELGENKSQRIFENYEFFRSKINEHNVLEVYNGVLRLFIVDVALEKDKDNPQLIFESMNSTGLDLSQADLIRNYVLMGQEINLQTELYEKYWYPMEQSYGNDYASRFDWFIRDYLSLKMGTIPKIGKVYEEFKTYVQSSKSPATITEVVADIAKYSKFYVNIVLRKEPEKLLNQLFSNISRLKVDVSYPFIMAVYNDYSSGIISRDDFAEILKLVENYVFRRAICGIPTNSLNKTFAILYREIKVENYLESIKAAFQLMEGYKRFPTNNEFEKEFVNKDVYSFRSRNYLLNKLENYNRKEFVNTDEYTIEHIMPQNEKLSISWQNMLGDDWKEIQANYLHTIGNLTLTGYNSELSDRPFGDKKKMVGGFDDSPLRLNNFMKNVDIWNEENINKRARELATKAKEVWSAPNLEDTVLEKYMTKEVKEIAAYTIDQYEYLNEDMMVLYEALKKRVLNIDSSVKEEYKKLYIAFKSQTNFVDVVPQKSRLRLSLNMEFSEIIDPEGWCKDVANLGRWGNGDVEVSFNNLNQLDYIMFLIQQAFDLQFVEG, from the coding sequence ATGAAAGCTACTTCCGCAAATTTACTGTCCGTCATCAAAGGTCCTAAACAGTTTATAATTCCAATTTACCAAAGAACTTATAGTTGGCAACTGTCCCAATGCAATCAGTTATTTAACGATATTTTGCGCATTAGCAAGGAAGATGATGTGCACGGCCATTTTTTAGGTTCGGTTGTATATTTTCAGGAGAGCATACACACCGTTTCCGATGTTCCTAAATTATTGGTAATTGATGGTCAGCAAAGATTAACAACGGTGTCTTTGCTTATTCTGGCATTGGCGAAATTCATTAAGGAAAATCCGGTTGATATTGACACCAATGCAACAAAGCTGCTGAATTATTATATGGTAAATGCCGAAGAAGAAAATGAGCTTCGCTATAAACTATTGCTAACAAGACGCGATAAGGAAACCTTTATTAACCTGGTAAAAGGAATCGAACTGGGAGAAAATAAGTCTCAAAGAATTTTTGAAAACTACGAATTTTTCAGATCGAAAATAAATGAACATAATGTGCTGGAGGTCTACAATGGTGTGTTGCGGCTTTTCATTGTTGATGTAGCACTGGAGAAAGATAAAGATAATCCTCAGCTTATTTTCGAAAGCATGAACTCTACCGGTTTAGATTTATCCCAGGCAGATCTCATAAGAAACTATGTCTTAATGGGCCAGGAAATAAATCTGCAAACCGAATTGTACGAGAAATACTGGTACCCAATGGAGCAGAGTTATGGCAACGACTATGCATCTCGCTTCGACTGGTTTATAAGAGATTATTTATCTCTTAAGATGGGTACTATTCCAAAAATTGGGAAAGTGTACGAAGAGTTTAAAACTTATGTTCAAAGTTCAAAATCACCGGCTACCATTACAGAAGTTGTTGCAGATATTGCGAAATATTCTAAATTTTATGTCAATATAGTGCTACGAAAGGAACCGGAAAAATTACTTAACCAGCTTTTTTCTAATATATCGCGTTTAAAAGTAGATGTTTCTTATCCATTTATTATGGCTGTTTACAATGACTATAGTTCGGGTATTATTAGTCGAGATGATTTTGCAGAGATTTTAAAATTAGTTGAAAACTATGTGTTCAGAAGGGCGATATGTGGCATTCCCACAAACAGCCTGAATAAAACCTTTGCTATTTTATACCGTGAAATTAAAGTGGAGAACTATTTGGAAAGCATCAAAGCTGCCTTTCAATTGATGGAGGGATATAAAAGATTTCCTACTAACAACGAATTCGAGAAGGAATTTGTGAATAAGGACGTGTACAGTTTTAGGTCAAGAAATTATTTACTAAACAAACTCGAGAACTATAACAGAAAGGAATTCGTAAATACCGACGAATATACAATAGAACATATTATGCCCCAGAACGAAAAATTATCGATAAGCTGGCAGAATATGTTAGGAGACGATTGGAAAGAGATACAAGCAAATTATTTGCATACCATTGGAAATCTTACTTTAACTGGTTATAATTCTGAATTGAGTGACAGACCTTTTGGAGACAAGAAAAAAATGGTTGGCGGATTTGATGACTCGCCGTTGCGTCTAAATAATTTCATGAAGAACGTCGATATTTGGAATGAAGAAAATATCAATAAAAGAGCACGGGAATTAGCTACAAAAGCAAAAGAAGTGTGGTCTGCTCCTAATTTGGAAGACACAGTCTTAGAAAAATATATGACCAAGGAAGTAAAAGAAATTGCGGCATATACAATTGATCAGTACGAATATCTGAATGAAGATATGATGGTTCTGTACGAAGCACTGAAGAAAAGGGTGCTAAACATTGACTCTTCTGTTAAAGAAGAATACAAGAAACTCTATATTGCTTTTAAGTCGCAAACTAATTTTGTTGATGTAGTACCTCAAAAGTCTCGACTACGATTATCTCTGAATATGGAGTTTTCAGAAATCATTGATCCTGAGGGATGGTGTAAAGATGTAGCAAACCTTGGCCGTTGGGGAAATGGTGATGTAGAAGTGAGCTTTAATAACCTGAATCAATTAGACTACATTATGTTCCTGATTCAGCAGGCTTTTGATTTACAGTTTGTGGAAGGGTAA
- a CDS encoding Eco57I restriction-modification methylase domain-containing protein, whose amino-acid sequence MKYVSSLKLKLIYVFRINDEAHSGCLKIGEATSDDFNIIGLAPNSKGLNDAARKRINSYTQTAGVKYELLHTELAVYSEKGTIKSFSDTEVHTVLTNSGIKKKIFDIENKANEWYITDLSTTIHAIKAVRDGKEALHTSQISKDQTPIVFRPEQQQAIDKTKKQLKKGKEMLWFAKMRFGKTLTALQVVKDFNFEKSLILTHRPVVDAGWFEDFGKIFYDRVDFNYGSKNKGKSFAALEKEFKKDKAHYIYFASMQDLRGSSLVGGGFDKNNELFGTDWDFIIVDEAHEGTQTELGQNVLTELAKEKTKVLHLSGTPFNLLDHYKEEEIYTWDYVMEQKAKKEWDEVHFGDPNPYASLPKLNIFTFHLGKLLSKYADEEVAFNFREFFRVDEHSDFVHEKDVKSFLDIICKADKDTNYPYSTKEYRDNFRHSLWMVPGVKEARALSVLLQSHPVFSHFAIVNVAGDGDEEEKENDALKKVQKAITDKPHETYSITLSCGRLTTGVSVPAWSAVFMLSGSFNTSAANYMQTIFRVQTPAKIDGKIKEECFVFDFAPDRTLKVIAEAAKISAKAGKTSTEDRAAMGEFLNFCPIISVDGSRMETYNVEKMLEQLKKVYVERVVRNGFEDGYLYNNDQLMKMDDVELQDFEDLKGIIGSTKAMPKTADININDQGFTDEQFEQSEDAKKKQKQKKELSEEEKQLLQQRLEKKKNRDSAVSILRGISIRMPLLIYGADVTNEDTQIDIDNFSDLIDDKSWAEFMPKDVSKKVFQKFKKYYEPDVFRAAGKRIRAMARAADGLTVEERIGRIAAIFNTFRNPDKETVLTPWRVVNMHLSDCVGGYTFYDEKFENTIDVPRAVLHADVTANIFNSQTQILEINSKSGLYPLYMAYSTYRARILDLGLEDTTEIEQQQEIWDQVVAENIFVLCKTPMAKSITKRTLVGFRTSKVNTRYFEDLINQIKSKPQKFIKQIKQGKTYWKSNNNDSMKFDAIVGNPPYQLTKEGTSDNPIYHLFMDIAFKMSDKVSFITPARFLFNAGKTPKEWNEKILNDKHFRLIWYKSKSTDVFPNVDIKGGVAVTFRDATREFEPIGTFTSHETLNNILLKVQEISFEQSLSEIIYTQNKFDLKTLFENLPALKQTIGSAGKEKRLTSSIFSSLEIFTNKITAQNDIKVLGLIKNNRYYKYIDSKYIEDHINLLRFKVLIPKSNGTGKFGETLSTPVLAEPNVGYTQSFIGVGAFLERNEAESCLKYIKTKFVRALLGILKATQDNNKEVWKYVPVQDFSNKSDIDWNKSIIEEIDQQLYKKYNLSEEEISFIESMIKPMA is encoded by the coding sequence ATGAAATATGTTTCCTCTCTTAAGCTAAAGTTAATTTATGTATTCCGTATTAATGACGAAGCACATTCCGGTTGTTTAAAAATAGGTGAAGCAACTTCCGACGATTTTAATATTATAGGTCTTGCTCCTAATAGTAAGGGACTAAATGATGCAGCCCGAAAAAGAATTAATTCTTATACTCAAACTGCTGGTGTTAAATATGAACTGCTTCACACGGAGCTGGCAGTTTATAGTGAAAAAGGTACTATAAAATCTTTTTCAGATACCGAAGTTCATACCGTTCTGACAAATTCTGGTATAAAGAAAAAGATATTCGATATTGAAAACAAGGCTAATGAGTGGTACATTACAGACCTATCAACAACTATTCATGCTATTAAAGCAGTACGAGATGGCAAAGAAGCACTCCATACAAGTCAGATCTCTAAAGACCAGACCCCTATTGTTTTTAGGCCTGAACAGCAGCAAGCTATAGATAAGACAAAAAAGCAGCTAAAGAAAGGCAAAGAAATGTTATGGTTTGCCAAAATGCGATTCGGTAAAACTTTAACTGCACTTCAGGTTGTGAAAGATTTTAATTTCGAAAAATCATTAATCTTAACGCACAGGCCGGTTGTTGATGCAGGCTGGTTTGAAGACTTTGGTAAAATTTTCTACGATAGAGTCGATTTTAATTACGGCTCAAAAAATAAAGGAAAAAGTTTTGCTGCCCTCGAAAAAGAATTTAAAAAAGACAAGGCGCATTATATCTATTTTGCTTCAATGCAGGATTTAAGAGGTTCAAGTTTGGTCGGCGGGGGCTTCGACAAAAATAATGAGCTTTTCGGTACAGATTGGGATTTTATTATTGTCGATGAAGCTCACGAAGGGACACAGACCGAGCTCGGCCAAAATGTTCTCACCGAATTGGCAAAAGAAAAAACGAAAGTGCTTCACCTTTCAGGTACCCCTTTCAATCTTTTAGATCATTATAAGGAGGAAGAGATCTACACCTGGGATTACGTGATGGAGCAGAAAGCCAAGAAAGAATGGGATGAAGTCCACTTCGGTGATCCCAACCCGTATGCATCACTACCAAAATTGAATATTTTCACCTTCCACCTTGGGAAGCTCCTGAGTAAATATGCTGACGAGGAAGTTGCATTTAACTTCCGGGAATTTTTCAGAGTTGACGAACACAGTGATTTTGTACACGAAAAGGATGTTAAATCTTTCCTGGATATTATTTGTAAAGCCGATAAAGACACAAATTATCCATACTCAACGAAGGAGTACAGAGATAATTTCAGACATTCGCTGTGGATGGTTCCTGGTGTGAAAGAGGCAAGAGCTTTAAGTGTATTGTTGCAAAGTCACCCGGTTTTCAGTCATTTTGCAATTGTAAATGTTGCTGGTGATGGTGACGAAGAAGAAAAGGAAAACGATGCGCTTAAAAAAGTACAGAAAGCCATTACAGACAAACCACACGAAACATACTCAATTACCCTGTCCTGTGGCAGATTAACAACAGGGGTTTCAGTACCCGCATGGTCGGCTGTCTTTATGCTTTCCGGGTCGTTCAATACTTCTGCCGCTAATTATATGCAGACAATATTCAGAGTTCAGACTCCTGCAAAAATAGACGGTAAAATAAAAGAAGAATGTTTTGTTTTCGATTTTGCTCCTGATCGCACATTGAAAGTAATTGCTGAAGCTGCTAAAATTTCCGCCAAAGCTGGAAAAACATCTACGGAGGATCGTGCTGCAATGGGCGAGTTCCTGAATTTCTGTCCAATTATATCTGTAGATGGCTCTAGGATGGAAACCTACAACGTTGAAAAGATGCTCGAACAGCTTAAAAAAGTGTATGTTGAGCGTGTTGTGCGAAATGGTTTTGAAGACGGCTATCTGTATAACAATGATCAGCTGATGAAGATGGACGATGTAGAACTGCAAGATTTTGAAGATCTGAAAGGGATAATTGGCAGTACCAAAGCAATGCCCAAAACAGCGGATATCAATATCAATGATCAGGGATTTACAGACGAACAATTCGAGCAGTCCGAGGATGCAAAAAAGAAACAGAAGCAGAAAAAAGAACTCTCCGAAGAGGAAAAACAACTATTGCAGCAAAGACTGGAGAAAAAGAAAAACCGGGACAGTGCGGTTTCAATTTTAAGAGGAATTTCCATCCGCATGCCGCTGCTTATCTATGGTGCCGACGTTACAAATGAAGATACTCAGATTGATATTGATAATTTTTCTGATTTAATCGACGATAAATCATGGGCTGAGTTTATGCCTAAGGATGTTTCTAAGAAAGTATTTCAGAAATTCAAAAAGTACTATGAACCCGATGTCTTTCGCGCTGCAGGTAAAAGAATTCGGGCAATGGCACGTGCCGCAGATGGCCTTACAGTCGAAGAGCGTATCGGTCGTATCGCTGCAATATTTAACACGTTCCGCAATCCTGACAAAGAAACGGTACTTACCCCTTGGCGCGTAGTAAATATGCATTTGAGCGATTGCGTGGGTGGTTACACCTTCTACGACGAGAAATTTGAAAACACGATTGATGTTCCCAGGGCGGTTCTTCATGCTGATGTAACAGCAAACATCTTCAATTCACAAACACAAATTCTCGAAATCAATTCAAAATCTGGTCTTTATCCTTTGTATATGGCTTACAGTACGTATAGGGCAAGAATACTTGACTTAGGATTAGAAGATACCACGGAAATCGAACAACAGCAGGAAATTTGGGATCAGGTAGTGGCTGAAAATATATTTGTGCTTTGCAAAACGCCAATGGCTAAAAGCATCACGAAGCGTACTTTAGTAGGTTTTAGAACCTCGAAAGTAAACACCAGATACTTTGAAGACCTTATTAATCAAATAAAAAGCAAGCCTCAAAAATTTATCAAACAGATAAAACAGGGCAAAACCTACTGGAAATCTAATAATAACGACAGTATGAAATTCGACGCTATAGTAGGAAATCCCCCCTACCAATTAACAAAAGAAGGCACCAGTGATAATCCGATTTATCATCTATTTATGGATATTGCATTTAAAATGTCAGATAAAGTGTCTTTTATAACACCAGCCAGATTTCTTTTTAATGCTGGTAAGACACCCAAAGAATGGAATGAGAAGATATTAAATGATAAGCATTTTAGGTTGATTTGGTATAAAAGTAAAAGTACTGACGTCTTTCCAAATGTGGACATTAAAGGTGGTGTTGCAGTCACTTTTAGAGATGCAACGAGAGAATTTGAGCCAATTGGAACGTTCACCTCACATGAAACATTAAATAATATTTTATTGAAAGTTCAAGAAATCTCATTTGAACAATCATTAAGTGAGATTATCTATACTCAGAATAAATTTGATTTAAAAACATTATTTGAAAATTTACCGGCTTTAAAACAAACAATTGGAAGCGCGGGCAAAGAGAAAAGATTAACTAGTTCGATATTTTCTAGTCTAGAAATATTTACAAATAAAATTACCGCACAGAATGATATTAAGGTGCTGGGCTTAATAAAGAACAACCGCTATTATAAGTATATTGATTCAAAATACATTGAAGATCATATTAATCTGTTGAGATTTAAAGTTCTGATCCCTAAAAGTAATGGTACAGGAAAATTTGGAGAGACTTTGTCAACTCCCGTTCTTGCTGAACCTAACGTTGGCTATACCCAATCGTTCATAGGTGTAGGTGCTTTTTTAGAACGTAATGAAGCCGAATCTTGTTTAAAATATATTAAAACAAAATTTGTCCGCGCATTACTAGGTATTCTTAAGGCAACACAAGATAATAATAAGGAGGTTTGGAAATATGTTCCTGTTCAAGACTTTAGCAATAAATCGGATATAGATTGGAACAAATCTATTATTGAAGAAATAGATCAGCAGCTTTACAAAAAATATAACCTTTCAGAAGAGGAAATTTCATTTATAGAAAGCATGATAAAACCGATGGCATAA